The sequence below is a genomic window from Desulfomonile tiedjei.
TGTGGTACCAATCCGTAGCAACCAAGACCACCCAACCCTCCAGACGGGCAATATGCGCCATTAGCTTGTGCTCCTTTTGTCGGTGTACGACGAGGTATTCCTCTTTCCACTTGAGTACTTTCGGACAGCTATTCCATCGTACTGTTCCAGCGTGGCATGGTTGTGTGCGGGACTTATTCACGGATTGATTCATGGATGCCACTGGTGACTTGTCCAGTATGCTGCTTCCTGTTAACAGAACTTTTTGGGAACTACTATAAACGGATGTGAAAGTGGGGGGTGATTAGAGAACCGCCGTAATGTCAATATGTTGAAGGCTTCTCACAAATATTTCTTTTAATACACCCCATATTTTCGATAGCATTCCATTCTGCATTTCTTCGGCCCATCTTCCCCCTCTGGACTATGCGGGTGGACTTGATACTTGTAATAGGCTGCGCAACGTTCAAGGCATTCCCTCTGGTTCACCGCGTTTATGGCCCGCTGCCCCGCTTCTGCTGTTCGTTTCTCCTCCGCTTGAGCGGCCACAATTTGGTTACGCCTCCTTTCCATAATCACGGTGGCTATCTTCTTGCAATTCGGCGGGAAACCCTCCAAATGAAGCATATTGGGGTCCTTCCCTTCTGAGGACTCTTCGCCCCGGGCCTCAGCCTTGTAATATGCTGAAACGGCTCCCCTATTTGCGCCTCTGTTCAATAGCAACTCAACCACCTTGAGACTGCAGTCACTGGCGGCCAGCTCCAGGAGGCCCTCGCCTTTTGTGGTCACGACATTAATGTCAGCTCCGGCGTCCAGAAGCATCTCAACTATTTTGTCGCTATCCTTAAAGTTGCCGAATGCTGCCGCCAGTATTAGGGCATCATCTTTGCGGTCATGGGTGCCCCGGTCTCTCAGCAGGCGCTCCACACACTCATGACGGGAACGAAAAATATCAGTTACCGCCGTTTCTAGGGCCGTTCTGCCTTTATTATTCTTTTCGGCCACACGTGCACCATTTTGTACAAGCAGGTCTATAACCGCGGGGGTTGCCGCAAGCATTAAAGCTGTCGTTCCGTCAGTGGCCTTGGCGTTGATGTTAGCGCCGCTCTGTATAAGTATTTTCATCGCCTCCACATGGCCCCCCTGTGCCGCAAGTATCAAGGCACCATCCGCTATATTTCTTGAATTAACGTCGATTCCATTTTGCCTCTCGTAATCAAGAAGTGTCCGAATTATTCGAGGATGGCCGTGCGAAGCAGCGAAATACATTGCAACGCGCCCCTTGATGTTTTGTTGTCTGACGTCTGCACCCGCGCTGATCAAAGTATTGACGACATCGACATGGTTTTCCTTGCAGGCATACATCAAGGCCGTGTTGCCGTTGGCATCGATTTGATTTGGGGCCGCCCCCCTTTTCAACAACAGGTGCACTACCTCTCCATGGCCGTACTCAGCTGCCCAGATCAAAGGTTTCTTAAGGTGATTCCACTCACCCGGGAGACGGTCTTGAGATTCGTCATTGATGTTGGCTCCACTATCCAAAAGCGCCTCAACTATTCGAGTATGACCGTTTTGGGAAGCCACCATAATTAGAGACCGACCGTCTACTTTAGAGTTAGGATCTACCTTCTTCAAGAGTCGTTTAACCTTTTTCTCATCCCCTTCTCCGCACGCCTGGAACAGCGCTTCAGTTGGGTTTTCGATAAACGGTAAAGCTAAGATTGCCAAACCCACAAAAGCTGCGACGCCAATTATCACTGTTTTGGAAGTCAGAGGTTTCTTATAGCCAAAGCTACTTCTAATCCCGGCGGGCGAGGCTGACATAGGTCCCGGGCCAGAGTGGGCAGCGGAGCCTTGATCGTTTTCCTGAGCACCAGCGGGCAAG
It includes:
- a CDS encoding ankyrin repeat domain-containing protein, encoding MDSNIVWKCPACGMPQSHPCEECPQCGVIVAKYNKPKEYLPAGAQENDQGSAAHSGPGPMSASPAGIRSSFGYKKPLTSKTVIIGVAAFVGLAILALPFIENPTEALFQACGEGDEKKVKRLLKKVDPNSKVDGRSLIMVASQNGHTRIVEALLDSGANINDESQDRLPGEWNHLKKPLIWAAEYGHGEVVHLLLKRGAAPNQIDANGNTALMYACKENHVDVVNTLISAGADVRQQNIKGRVAMYFAASHGHPRIIRTLLDYERQNGIDVNSRNIADGALILAAQGGHVEAMKILIQSGANINAKATDGTTALMLAATPAVIDLLVQNGARVAEKNNKGRTALETAVTDIFRSRHECVERLLRDRGTHDRKDDALILAAAFGNFKDSDKIVEMLLDAGADINVVTTKGEGLLELAASDCSLKVVELLLNRGANRGAVSAYYKAEARGEESSEGKDPNMLHLEGFPPNCKKIATVIMERRRNQIVAAQAEEKRTAEAGQRAINAVNQRECLERCAAYYKYQVHPHSPEGEDGPKKCRMECYRKYGVY